The nucleotide window gggtcctcatgatgggatcagtgcccttacgAGGAAAGAGAGACCAGAGCTCGCTCCTTccaccatatgaggacacagtgagaaggtgccGTCTGCAAGGCAGGAAGGGGCCCAACCAGAAATCGAATCTGGCCCCGCCCCCCGGACCTCTGGCATCCAGCCCCAAGGCTGCGAGAGGTTAAGGGTCTGCGACGAGCGGCCCCAGCTGGCTGAGATACTcccattgttttttaagtttatttatttattttgagaaagagagagacagagagagagaaaatcgcaagcaggctccgcgtcaccagcatagagcccgactccgggtttgaacccacgaatcatgagatcatgacccgagccgaagtcaagtcagacggttaaccgactaagccacccaggcgccctgaaagacAAGTACCTTAAGCTCACAGCCacctcccaggagccccagcaagGGGTCCACCAGCAGTGAAAATAAAGTCTAAATCAACACAGACTCCACACCAAGGGTCTTCCTATAATCCTTTTTAATAATACGCACACTCATACGGCTGCACCCACGTCGAAGCAGGGATTCCTGATTGCGTAGAAGCTCACATGTCCAGAATCATTGTGCTACCTCAGGACACAAGTACCAAATGGTAGGACCCAGGAGGCACCGATGTCTGAGAACAACATAAGAGTGGTGCGGGGGCCACGCTGGGTGCCCTCCAAAGCCTGGCCACGGCCTCTGGCAAGGCCAGGTTGTTAGGGAAGAGGCAGCAGGGGACAGCGGTCTCTGGGTGTCTCGGCTCAGAAGAGTGGTTTCTGCAGGGGATTCGCTtgtccccccacctcccggcACAGTGACACAGACCGAGGGACCGTTCCCAGCGGCCGCAAAACCACCAGCTGGCGTTGGCCCCGGGACCTCCTCCTGGTGTGCGGCCCCACTAAGGAACATGCTGGGCTCTCCACCCGCCCTCCGACTGCGCTGGTCATCCCCTGGCCGATCGTGTACCCCGGGGCTCGGCGCCCCCATGCATCAGGCACAGCACCCAGATGGGGTCTGTCCGGGCGTCTTATAAGTGGCGATGTCCACGGTCTGCGGCGGCCCCTGGGCTCTCTGCCGCGAGATCACAGGCACCACCAGGTCGAACAAGGTTTCAAACAGCAGGTCCACGTTGTGCCCGGTTTTCGCACTGGTCTCAAAGCACATCTGCTCAGCGGCCGGCACATCCTTCTCGTCCAGCATCTTGTACTTCAGGATCTTTCTATACAATGCCACCGCGTCCTCTGGCTGCACCTGCTTGGGCGCTTTGGGCGCTCCACCGCCACGCCCAGCCACCCCAGGGCCCCGCCCGTCCTTCTGCTGGTCCTCTGCAGCCGGCTCCTCGACGAGGTCCACCTTGTTCCCCACAATGGCAAAGAGGCAGTCAGTGCTGGCTGTGTCCGTCAGGCCCAGGAACCTGTCCTCCAGCTCCAGCAGACTCTGAGGGTGGTTGACGTCGTAGATGAGGATGACCGCGGTCGCTCCCCGGCAGTACATGGAACCCAGGCCGTGGAACTGCTCCCGCCCTGGCcggaagaggaaaagagacatgCAGGTTATCTCTCGTCCGAGGTCGGCAACCCCAGAGGGGCGATGGAGCCGTACCCCGAATGCAGGTGCGGCTGGAGCTGGGCCTGATCGAGACACTGGCATGCACACAGAAGTGAGCATccctaggggcgcccgggtggctcagtcggttgagcattcgacctcagctcaggtcagatctcgcgattcgtgagttcgagccccgcctcgggctctgtgctgatggcgcagagcctggagcctgcgtcagattctgtgtctccctctctctctgcccctcccctgctcatgctctgtctctctctctctctctctctctctgtcaaaaataaataaacactaaaaaataaaataaaaagaagtgagtGTCCAGGCCCTCAGGGACCCGGGGGCACCACCCCCTGCTCTGGAGCGACAGCTGTTGGACCTGCTGTTACAGGAAGCCTGGTCTCCAAAGGAAGCTTTGAATTTTactgcatgcattttttttttaagtttgtttattttgagacagacagacacagcatgagcaggggaggggcagagagagagggagagagattgagaatcccaagcaggctccacactgtcagtgcagagcccgaggcggggctcagtcccgcgagctgtgagatcaggacctgagttaGATCGAAagcgagccccccaggcgcccctgcatgcaTTTAAATCCAGTATTCAGAGAAAGGGTCATGGGCTCACACTACCTGGTAGGAAGGGATCCctgacaaaaaagaaaggaagaacttttGGCCCGGGGGGTCTCAGGAGCATGGGCTGAAGGCTGGTTGTTACCTACACACGTATATTCACATAAAGCACATGTCCTCTGCCAATAAACCACTGTTTTCATTCAGCTAAATGACCAAAGAAACACAACCAATTGCCACCCCAATCCCCAGTTATTCTGAAATGGCCTTGACTGCCTCACTTTAAGTTCCGGGTGGAGAGCAGCCTGCTGAGAAAGATGGCGTGAACCTACACCTGACAGCTGACTTCCCCTCGCACAGAGCCAGACCCAAAGCCAGGGCTCCCCTCTTGTCCAGCAAGGCCCCACATGTCCCCCCAAAATGAtccggagggggaggggcggagaaggTGCCGCCCAGGCCCGGTcgggcaggggctggagggacgTGTCCCGCCCTGCAGAGATGCTGAAGGTCAAAGTGATGTGCCAGAAAGCAAGTTTCCCAGGGCCGCCTGCTGACCAGCGGCGTGTGCTCTGGAATCCAGCACCCACAGAACAGCCTTCCTGCCCGTGAGCATCAGCACGACATAGTCCTGACACAGATCGTCTCATCACAAGTTCCCGTGAAATGACGCCCCGTGCCAACAGGCAGAAACTCAGCTGTGCTCTCCCGTCGCTTTCTGGACCCACCCTGGGAGACGATGGTCAAGAAGTCTTTAAAAACCAACTTTAAAACTAGCAACAGCAGGcattagttaaaaagaaaagagaggggcgcctgggtggctgtcggttgagcgtccgacttcagctcaggttatgatctcgtggtctgtgagttcaagccccgagtcaggctctgggctgacagctcggagcctggaccctgcttcatgttctgggtctccctctctctctctctgccctctcccgctcatgctgtctctctctgtctctcaaaaataaataaacactaagaaaaattttaaaaaagagaggggggggggcacctgggtgtctcagtcgactAAGCGTCtgagttcagttcatgatctcacggttcgtgagttcaagccccgaatcgggctctgtgctgacagcttggagcctggggcctgcttcatattctcggtctccttctctctctctctgccctctcctgctcatgctatctctctctgtctctcaaaaataaataaacactaagaaaaatttttaaaaaaaagagagagagagaaagagaggggcacctggctggctcagtcggctaagcgtctgacttcagttcatgatctcatggttcgtgagttcaagccccgacagttcaagccctgtgctgacagctcagagcctggagcctgcttcggattctgtgtctccctgtctctctgcccctcccctgctcgcacactgtctctctctctcaaaaatcaacaaacattttcaaaaatgtataaacaaagaagaaaagaaagaaatgcttcccCACCATCACCACTGACTAGGATTCTCCTTTCAGACACTAATCGTCTAGAACGATCCGGGCATCGTGAGATCTTCCAACAGGAGAGGTGACCAGCCCCACATGCCAGAGCCCACAAGGCCGACGAGGGGAGAGTGAAGGGACATTCCAGTTATCCCGGGGGGACCGTCTGTCCGTCTGTTACGCACTTCACTGGGAACAAAAGGGCAACTGTGTTTGAGCCCATGCCgaaaatacttttcctttccaGACAAAAATGTCTgatttgcctttaaaaaactaaaaaagtaaataatacagaCACACCAAGAAAAAACTCAGAGTAacgaaggaagaaagaatggaagaatcCCAAACGCTAGCCTGAAAGGAGAGGAGACCAGAGCTGCTGTTCCGATCACCCAACCGCTCGCCCAGGAGCCAACGCAGACAGAGTGTGGCGGCCTGGCAACCAAAGAATTTTCGAGTGAGCGGTTTCTGCACCCGAAATCCTTACATTCTGGCTTAGACACAATCCGCGGCGGGTAGGCGGTCACAAGAGTGCGGTGCCCACACGGGCACGGGGTAGTTGCACCGGGAAGAGAGGTTCTGAATTTAGCCCTGGCCCAGGGCCAGCGGGAGCCCCGGCATTTCCGGCATCCAGACACAGCAACGATAAAGGGGTGGCTCCCTAAGACTCGGCCTTTGAGAACTGGCTCTGTGAGCCTCGCACGGTGTTTGAACTCCAGACCTCGTAAGTTTTCTACAGGTCTGTGAACGCAGCTGGGCTGTGAGGTCAGGCTCCTGTTAACACATGGGAAACACCTGCTCCAGGCCTACGTGGGCGGTGCACAAGCTCCCCTCCCGTGGCCACCAGgagggtgtctctctctctctctctctctctctctctctctctctctctctccctctctctctctctcacccacttGCCCCAGCCTGCATCCCTACGCCAGCTCCACAGCCGAGGCTCTGGGAAGTCCGGGAGTTTCCTCTATTTGGCTCACACTGAGGAACTAACAGCCCTGTGGCCCGATTCAGGGAATCGGCTGGGAAGCGGCTGGGAAGCGGCTGACCTGTGCCAGCCAAGGGGGGGTGCGGGTCAGCGAGGGCCAAACCGCAGGCCAGGTGGGAAGCCAGGCTGCCAGGCTTGGAGTGGCCCCGCCAGACAGCCTGCCAGCGAGCTGGAGGCAGGAGTCCGGGGAGGGGCCCAGCCTCCTACGCCTCCAGGAAGCGGCCAGGGCGGCCCCTGCCGTGGGGGTCcgcaggggctgggggccgggagcGCGTGTGATTGTCCAGGAATCCTGGCTTGTCCGTGAAGCAAATCACTCCCGTTCGCCCACATACTCACATAATGCAgaccctttcttttttaaggctgaataatctTCCATTGTACGCACAGACATgtgttctttatgcattcatctgtcaAAGGACATTTGGGGTGTTTCCATTCCTTAGGGACTGCGAATAATGCTGCAGGGAACACAGAAGGCCACAAGCCAGTCACGGGACAAATACCGGTTGGTGGACTCCAAGTAGGGGTCGGTGGCAGCCAggacctgggggcaggggagagggggaggggcagtgaccGGGAGAAAGCGGGGTCGGCATGAGGACGGTGGACACAGCCACGAGGTCCTCCCAGCAACCGCACAAAgggggcctccccctccccccattttacagagggagaaactgagaccAGAGAGCACAGCAAGGGGCCCACGCACGCAGGAGCCGGGAGCCCAGGTACCAGGCAGTCTGTGGTCTAACCAGCCGTGGGAGAGCCTGGCTCCAAGCACAGACTATCCTCACTCACAGCCCCacagtgtgaccctgggcaagtagCTGGGCCTCCGTTCCGATCGATGGAACTCGGGCAGTCCCGCCAGCGGGCAGCCGTGCAAGAGGACATAACCGGGACAGGAACCACCTAGACATGCACCTGCTCCCGCCAAGCCCCGCGTCGGTGCTGCTTAAATAGATGGAGGGTCAGAGCCCTGCCCACCCAAGGATAAACACCTTCCCAGGCCCCCGCATCCTGGTCTCTTCATCAGCACGTCTACAGACTGTCTCTGGGGCCTGTTGGCCACTCCGGCGGCCGACCAGTCCCCTACCCTGTCTTACTGACCAGCCTTACTTTCAGAGATGGCCTTCTCCCGTTCTGGGGCGCCTCGTCCCGTAGCTGCCGCGCGGGATCAGCGGAGCTTTTCCGCCCAGCAGCAGCCCTGGGGACACAAGTCGGCGAGCGGCCCGCAGGGGTCCCAGGCAGCCTCTGGACCACAGGACACAAACTGTTCCATTGCTTTCGCTTTTATTTGCAGCCCGCCCCTTTTACCCTGAACACGGTCTCGTTCTTGCTTCCGCGGTCGGAAGCAACTGGACACATGGTGTGGCCGTCAGAAATCACGCTGCGACGCGGGCTGCACGTTTGAAACATGTGCATGTACTGCTTCATTAATTCCAAAATGATAGTGATGCTTAGGCCCCTCACCCCAGAGCCCGTAAAACAGGATGTGACAGGGGGGTCAGTACCAATATCCTGTCAGAAGCTCCCTGGCGCATGTGACGTGCAGCCAGAGGTGACAGTCAAGTAAAAGCCAGTCACTAACATGTGAGAATCAgaaagctgtttcttttttctttttctttttttttttagtttatttatttgtcctgAACGGATTGTGAGCGTGGTTGGAGAATGGCCCGTGGAAACAGCTACCCCCAGGAATGTTCACAAAAGCACAGACGTTTAAAGCTCTTCTGGtgcaatgagaaaaaggaagcacGTGTCCTCCCGGGCTGAGAAGAGGGCCTGGCCGTCTGGGGCCAGCGCCGGGCGCAGCTGCCTCTACAATATATGCGCACCAAAGACCCAAGGACACTTCATCCAGGGacacactgtccacacagaggctCCAGTCTGCCACCCCCCCAATACCTGTGTGTGGTTACCTTGGCCACAGGCCGTGCTGTCCAGTTACATGGTCCAATGTCAGTGTACATGTTGACATGAAGGTATTTTTTGAGATCTGCAATCAACTGACTTTAAGTAGATCGCCTTCCATGACTTGGGTGGGCCttacccaatcagttgaaggcctaagAGCAAAGACCGAGAGTTCCTGGAGAGAAAGGAATTtgggggctcccaggtggctcagtcggtgaagcatctgactctggatttcggctgaggccatgatctcacggttcgtgggatcagtccccgcgacaggctctgcacggacagcacggagcctctttgggattctctctctccctctctctgcccctccctcgctcgttctgtctctctctcaaaataaatagataaacttaaaaaagtaaaaaggaattcTCTCGGCTCACTGGCCGCTTGTCCACAGGAAAAGGGGAAGTGTCCTGAAAGGGGTTTCCAGCAGTGGCGAGGGTCGCCGTGACCCAAACGGTTCACCTCTTCGCTGAGGACGGTCCGCCCCACTCCCGGGCCACACCGCCTCCCTCGCTACACGTACACCCAGCAGGGGAGCCCCTGTGCTGCCTGTGAGGCAGAGCGCACACCCACAAACACACCAGCCTCCCTGCCTGGGTTTCAACACCCGAACAGTAAACACGGGAAAGACAGGGTTTCCAAAGCCGGGATCCAGAACACCTTCATCCGGGACGGGGATGCAACCGGGAATTGCAAGCCGCCCGGCGCGTGGCAGCCACAGGACTCGGTCCACGGAGGCCACGGGGCCACGGGCCGAGGCCTCGCCTCTCACAGAGGCCAGGAGTCACAGACGGAACCAAAGCACACCCACGTGCGGGGGCCTCTCCCGCCCCCTCCACGCGCAGGAGAAAAACTGGGCATCTGTGCCCTGCAGTGGCCCACGGCAGAGAAGCGGACGGGAGGGCTCCGACGGCAGTGACCGCACGTGCCCCAGCCCATGCACACGCAGTGTCCCCAGCAAGGTCAGCAAATCTGCTGGCTTCCTGAAAACACGTCCCGCAGCTGAGCCCGACCGGACGCTGCTCTGGGAAGGACCTCGGGCCTCTGATCTGATCGACCGGAGAAGGAGCGCGCACCCCGGTCCGGCTGCCCGTCTTGCTAGAGAAACTCGAGAAAGAAGAGGGGGTAACCGCCGAGACACTAATGCTTATCCATCCGGAGGCACCACGAGGGAAGCAGTCCCGACACCTGTCGTCGGAAGCACACGTGACCCATCCGAAGAGGGTCAGGTCAGGGGACGGAGACCCCTTGAGTGGGGGGCTGCTTTGGCCGCGTGTTCTTCGGGCCCTTATGCGACAACACGGGGTATTAACCCCCAGCAGCAACACTGTCACGGCACCTACCTCTGTGGGCACTGCACACGGCCCGCACACGCTCGGTCACCTTGCAGGCACCGCACGCGGGCAGGGGCCACGGCCATCAGGGTCCAGAGGCCCCGCTCCCAGGAGCCAGCTCCAAATCCTACACGAGCATGGCTCAGGGGGAGGCTCAGGGCTCGAGAAAAGAATGCCAGTGTTTCAAAATCTAGAAGAAACAACAACGGGGTGGTTTCTGTCATCCTCTTACCAGAAAGCGAGCAGCCCCAAAGAGGCCAGGTAAGCACAAAAAGTGAAACACCGGCATCTGAAGAACTGGCTTCCCCGGGGGACAGATGCTCCCTCCCAGCCAGGCGGCAGTGTGGACGGGTGGGAATGAACCGTCTACCGTTCTCAGACAGACGGGACCACCGCGCACTGTGCGTCCAGGCCCTTCCACGGGCAGGGCGAAGCCCGGTCTCGCTCACATGTCTGCTCACAGAACCTCCCAGAAACTGCAGGGAAAGACCCGAGCCAATAGCCATCAGCTGGACATCAAAGAGTaggaatttaaaaggaaaaaaaccccactccATATTAATGGAGTTTTTTTCTGCcagaaggaagaattaaaagCCCAACACCAAGTAATAAATTACACCAACAAAAGAGGggattaaataacattttaaagacaaagaccTGAGCCTGTTACAGGAGGCGTTTTCCTCGTGTCCAAACCCACGATGATTTCCAACTAATAGAATAACAACATACGGGGCATAGGAAGGGTGtttcagaaaaatgaatttgtttacACACGTTGTGCTTTTACCCAAACCCGCACGCGtgtcatttctgttgtttctgtttGATAATTTGAAGACTCAACCAAAAACAGCGAACGTGTCATATGCCCAAGTGAACCAAATAATTAATTGCACCTAAATTAATCCTCTGTCTGTGACTCACCAACTGGGCTTTCTGAAATAACTACTAAGGTTATATAATAATAACTAGAGCTTAATTCTCAAATTACCTCACTCTCCTCCGACAGGAGTgtactaaaaataatttcagcaaTAAAACCAAGTAATTCAAATAAAGATATGATCTTTAGCAATCTAATATTACGAAAAAGAGGcaattccaaagaaaatacacttacgTAACAGATTTAGCTTTTAATAAAAACCTCTCACATACCAATCTCTTTTACCTCCAACAGATATTCTGTTGTCCTGTGATAATTAACTCTTAGAGTGagattaacaaagaaaaattcaattattggggcgcctgggtggctcagtcggttaggcggccgacttcggctcaggtcatgatctcgcagtccgtgagttctagcctgcgtcgggctctgtgctgaccgctcagggcctggagcctgcttcatattctgtgtctccctctctctgaccctcccctgttcatgctctgtctctccctgtctcaaaaataaatgttaaaaaaaaaattgttttaaaaaaaaaaagaaagaaaaattcaattatttGCTAAATTCTCTACTTATTAAAGCAGGGGACTAAAatcatttcagattttaaaaaatttttttttaacattttatttttgagacagagagagacagagcatgaatgggggagggtcagagagagagggagacacagaatctgaaacaggctccaggcttcgagctatcagcacagagcccgacgcggggctcgaactcacggaccgcgagatcatgacctgtgctgaagtcggacgctcaaccgactgagccacccaggcacccccatttcagattttttaaagcaagttttaACTTGTTTCAAAGTCGAGACTCAACTGCAAACAGCGTATGAAGAAAACTCTTTAACTTTATAGAGCTTTCTCGAAATATCAAGTTATCTAGAATAGCCTCTTATGTAGAGTAGCCCATTCAGTAAATACCCCAGTTATGTCTAACAGCTCTGCGATCCAGAACAACGTTTTATTCTTCTCCGTAATATAAAGTCCTCTGAGAAATACACAGCAGAGAACAATTGCTTTTCTGTTAATTCCATCCCAAGGGAAGCACATTAAACCTCTTCTGAGCAATTCTAAGGAATCCCGATAGCTGTTTACAGCTAGATGTTTACAACGTCTAGCTATCTCTTGCTCAACCGATTGGGTATGTTCTCACAGAAGTCCCTGGAAAGTACATTATTCATTGACAGATACCGTAAACCAGAAATGCCTTCTGCGGATGGCGCGTCAACCTGGGAGTTCCTGGAAATTATTTCACCCATGGAACGGTGCAAAAGCCCTTTGAAATCAATCACATTGAAATATGTTGTTGGagctcatttaatatttaaatagaatattatagTGTACATAAACGTAAAACTTCTCAATAATTACTTAgaacagtcaaattcatagagacagaacacagaaggGGGGCCAccagggccagagggagggggcctggggctggtgTTTAATGGGTACTGAGCTTCAGCCGGGAAGAGGAGAACGTTCTGGAGATGATGGTGGCTGCACAACAATGGGAATGTACTCAGTGCCACCAAGCTATATACTTGATTAAAGTGATAAATtctgttctgtgtattttaccacaatggaAAAattgtctggggcacctgggtggctcagtcagttaagcgtccgacttcagctcaggtcatgatctcaaggtttgttgagttcgagccctgcgtcaggctctgtgctaacatctcagagcctggagcctgctttggattctgtgcctccctctctctctctgcccctcccctgctcatgctctgtctctttctctttcaaaaataactaaacattaaaaaaaaggttttaagaaaaattgtctgtacttagagaaagagagaggacaggtAGAAAGAGCATAGGTAGATgacagagatggacagagacaTAGAACCGTACGTAAAACAAAGCGCCTACTAAGAACACCGGAAAACCCAAATGGCCGAATCCCTGCCTGTCTGTACCTTCACAGCTCATTTCTGCAGTAGCTGCAGCAAACACAAAGTAATTCTTGTCCATCTGGAACAAGAATCACCTGGTGATGTGGTTTacatgcagattctgattcaagaGGTTCGGTGGGGCCTGGATTCTGCTGGATTCTTCCAGCCCACAGACCTCCCTTTGGGAAGCAAGACTGTAAAGCCTTGAGGGATCCAGGGCAGCTCTCATCAACCCAGGACCAGATACAGTTTTAACCCAACGATGCAACTCAAACCTGCATTTGCCATTTCTACACTCCACCCCTCCGGTGCCTTCTCCTGAGACTCTGCACCTGGTCCTAGttccccggggggaggggggagagggctgCAGGGGGTTCAACCCAGGAAAGCTGAAAGGCACCACTCACCAGGTGTTAGAGCTTCACTCTTGAGCAGCAGGGACCTGGGCTACGCGGTAACCAACCAGAGTTTATCAGATTAGAAAAAATTCGGTTTGGAATGTGCTTccgcagctgctgtggaaaaggTGCAGAGCTAAGCAAGTAGGTCAACATGCTTTGAAAAGTGGGAACAAAGTGTCCTCAGACGCTCTACAATTGCAGGGGACCACACCGCTACTTCACAAGGCCCTGTGATAGGTGAATCACACACTGTTCCCAGCTACTCATAACGCAAGATCCTCACAGCAGAAGAGTTCCAGTTAGGATAGAGGGTGCCGGGGAGGCCCGGTTGgctgagggtccgactcttgattttggctcaagtcgtgatctcacggttgtgggtttgagccctgcatcaggctctgcattgacagcgaggagcctgcttgggattttcctctctctgcccctccccccgctcgtgtgcacatgcactgtctcaaaataaataaacaaacttaaaaaggtAAGTTCTAGTGACGATGTAAACTCAGGAAGCATTTAAAACATCCTCCACTCAGTCCGGCTTCTCGTGGTTTAGGAGAACAGCTTCCTCTGTGCTCCATTATTGACACaggggcctcagtgtcctcaccagTGTCCTTGATTCTGCTAACCAAGTCTCACTCCCTCTGACAACTGCTGTGAGAGCAGTTCAAACTTCGATTGAGATTCGCTCCAAGTGCAGGCAGAACATCTTGTGCACGCGCAGGCATGCACGTATGCGCACACGCATatgcgcacgcgcacgcacatgcacacatacacctacacgcatgcacgcacatgcacccACACGCGCACGCGTGCACGTGCATGCatatacacacgtgtgcacatgtacGCCTACATGCACACGCGCACAtatgcacgtgcacgcacacatgcatgcacagacACGTACACctacgtgcacacacgcacacgcatgtTTATACACCCTCGTGCACATGTACACCTacctgcacacacgcacatgcacgtacatgcacatgtgcacgtgcacacacttatgcgtgtgcatgcacacacacacgcacacatgcatgcacatagaCACGTACACCTACATGCGCGCACACGCACaagcatgtgcacatacacacgtgcacacacatgcgtgcgtacacgcgtgcatgcacacacacgtacacctACATGCACTCACACGCATgtacccacacatgcacacacgggcACTTTGTTCTCCTCACTATCTgggtgcccatttcacagatctggaagcagaggcccagagcGCTCACACAGCTGCTCAAGGGCCCCCAAGAAGTCAGCCGCTCCTAACACCAGCAGCAGAATGAATGGTCTGTGTACGAAAATGCCAGGCAGTAAGTGTTTGAGCGGCAAGGGCAGTCCTCTAAATTCTGTTAGGAAAAGCACTAGGATATTTGGTCAAGCACttttttaagcaatttctacTCTGAAACATGTTAAAAGGCAATTTTCAGGGAAGGGCAAAATCATGactcccaaacaaataaaaaaaaaaaaaagtaaatacagaaacaaaacagatgaacatatgcggggagcagggagcgagggagatgaaccataagagactcttaaacacagagaacagactgagggttgctggagggagctgggtgggggatgggctagaagggtgatgggcactgaggagggcacctgctggcatgcgcactgggtgtcatatgtaagacaCGATCACTGGGTTCTCCTCCGGAAGCCAATActacatggtatgttaactaacttggatttaaataaaaaatttggggggacaAGTAAATataggggggcctggctggctcagttggtggagcatgcgactcttgacctcagggtcatgagttcaggcccacGTTGGGCATTagaacttacttttaaaaagaaaaagtccataTACATTTGGGATCTTTATTTAGTTCGTTGAATTTAGTAAATATACGTTCaggatctttatttatttctttacttagtTATTTAGTTCATTTAATGAGGGAGGCA belongs to Acinonyx jubatus isolate Ajub_Pintada_27869175 chromosome A1, VMU_Ajub_asm_v1.0, whole genome shotgun sequence and includes:
- the RAB20 gene encoding ras-related protein Rab-20 isoform X3 — encoded protein: MHKEHMSVRTMEDYSALKKKGSALWREQFHGLGSMYCRGATAVILIYDVNHPQSLLELEDRFLGLTDTASTDCLFAIVGNKVDLVEEPAAEDQQKDGRGPGVAGRGGGAPKAPKQVQPEDAVALYRKILKYKMLDEKDVPAAEQMCFETSAKTGHNVDLLFETLFDLVVPVISRQRAQGPPQTVDIATYKTPGQTPSGCCA
- the RAB20 gene encoding ras-related protein Rab-20 isoform X1; protein product: MRKPDGKIVLLGDMNVGKTSLLQRYMERRFPDTVSTVGGAFYLKQWRSYNISIWDTAGREQFHGLGSMYCRGATAVILIYDVNHPQSLLELEDRFLGLTDTASTDCLFAIVGNKVDLVEEPAAEDQQKDGRGPGVAGRGGGAPKAPKQVQPEDAVALYRKILKYKMLDEKDVPAAEQMCFETSAKTGHNVDLLFETLFDLVVPVISRQRAQGPPQTVDIATYKTPGQTPSGCCA
- the RAB20 gene encoding ras-related protein Rab-20 isoform X2; this encodes MSQTCCRAPGGGDSFPGCRFLVPGTQREPGREQFHGLGSMYCRGATAVILIYDVNHPQSLLELEDRFLGLTDTASTDCLFAIVGNKVDLVEEPAAEDQQKDGRGPGVAGRGGGAPKAPKQVQPEDAVALYRKILKYKMLDEKDVPAAEQMCFETSAKTGHNVDLLFETLFDLVVPVISRQRAQGPPQTVDIATYKTPGQTPSGCCA